Part of the Gemmatimonadaceae bacterium genome is shown below.
TCGAGCTTGCTCGCCTTGCGAAAGCGGTGATCGCGGTTGACCGCTCAGTGCACCGGCTCCAGCGACTGATAGAGAACAAAGTTCGCCTCGAAGCCGACAATCTTTTCGTTGTGGCTGGTGATGCGCACTTCCCGGTGGTGAAGGAAATGGATGCGGTGCTCATCGACGTTCCGTGCACCGGCACTGGTACGTTCCGGCGGCATCCCGATGCTCGATGGCGCCTCAAGGTCTCGGACATATCTGTCATGGCCGCACTCCAGGCAGGTATTCTCGACGCCGCTGCAACAGCGGTAAGGCCGGGCGGACTGCTGATTTACAGTACGTGTTCTCTCGAAGCAGAGGAGAACGAGCAGCAGATCGCGCGATTCCTGGCGCGGAACTCTGCCTTCACGCTCGAAGCGCCGCCGGCGGGATCGGTGCCTCCTGACACAATTGACGAAGGCTTTTTGCGAGTGCTCCCGCAGGTTCACGGTTCCGACGGAGCGTTTGCCGCGCGTTTGCGACGGGGTCAGTAAGTGGGTTTCCGCGCGCTGCCGAAGCGCGCATTTCCCTACCTCCTGGTTGCGATGTTCGGGTTCATGATCGCCTATGTGGGTCTCTTTTTTTTCGCCTTCCCGGCCGACGTACTGCCCGACAACGTGCGCGTCCCCAATGTTGTCGGGATGAGTTACGATGAGGCAGCGGCGGCTCTCGAAAAGTCCGGGTTTCCGGTAGTCAAAGGCGACACACGCTTTCACAAGACAACCCCCGAGAATCAGATCCTGCAGCAGGATCCGCCAGCGAACAGTCTTCAGAAACGCGGGGTTGATGTCACGGTTGCGATCAGCGGTGGCCAGCGCGGTGCGACGGTACCCAATGTCGTCGGCCTGAGCCAGCAGCAGGCACGAATTGCGATCGAGAACGCGGGCTTTCAGATGGGATCGGTGATGGAGCGAACTGGTGATCAGCCACGTGGGGCCGTGATCGACAGTGAGCCGGCCGCCGGTGCGACACTTCAGTTGCCGGCGGTGGTTAACATCGGCATCAGTCAGGGCCCTGCGACCGTAGGGCTGCCGGATCTCACCGGCAGGACTCTCGCTGACGCTCGGTCGGCCATCGAACAGCTCGGCCTTCAGGTTGGCGGCACCACACGCGACACGAGCTCGATACAACCTGAGAACACCGTGATTGGGCAGGTTCCGGCGCCAGGTCAGAAGATCTCAGCCGGCGGCCGCGTCAATCTGACAATCTCGCGTTTTCCACCGGTTCCTCAGGCTGTGCCAATTGATACACTGGTACCGCCCGACTCGCTTTCGCGTCTGTCGCCGAGCAGCTTGCCGGGCGGTGCCTGGTGAAGGTCCGGATCGCGCCATCGGCGCTCAGCGCTGACTTTGGAAAACTGGCGGACGAAATCGCCATGTGCGTCGCCGGCGGGGCAGACATGATTCACATGGATGTGATGGACGGCCGATTCGTGCCCAACATTACTTTCGGTGAGAAGATGATTGCGACGGTTCGCCGCATCACGACGCTCCATCTGGACGTTCACATGATGGTGGAGGAGCCCGAGAGGTATTTCGAGAGCTTCGCAAATGCCGGCGCGACGGGAATGACGATTCACTCGGAAGCCGCACCTCATCTGCAGCGACAGCTTGCCCTGATACGGGAGCACGGGTGTCTCGCGGGAGTCGCGATGAATCCCGGGACCTCCCTCGAGCCGCTGCGCGAAGTAGTCGGCGACATCGATCTTGTGCTCGTCATGACTGTCAATCCCGGCTTCGGCGGTCAGGAGTTCCTTGATGCCTCGACGGGAAAGGTTGCGAGGGCGCGCCGCATGCTCGACGACTCGCGATGCGGGGCGGCACTCGAAGTCGATGGCGGCATTTCACGTGAGACGATAGAAAAAGTCTGGCGTGCCGGCGCTGATACGTTTGTGGCCGGCAGTGCGATATTTACCTCGGACGATCCGTGTCGCGAGATCGGGGTGCTTCGCGGACTTTGCGTCGAAACGGCGTGACGACACAACAACGGCAACCTCGGAATACGGAGATATTCCATATGGCTTTTCGCAAGGATCCTGAATGACCAGCCGAAAACAATTCGCGACGGTACTCGGCGTACTCGTCGCCGTGCTTGCGATCGCAATTGTCGGGCGCCAGATGCTGGGCGATGAGATGTCACCGCTCGGCCTTGGATCCAGGGCCCCTGACTTCACCGCGAGCACTCTGGCGTCGCAGCCGGAATCGAAGTCACTCGAGGATTACCGCGGTCAGGTAGTGATGCTGAATGTGTGGGCAACATGGTGTGGGCCATGCCGCATTGAAATGC
Proteins encoded:
- a CDS encoding PASTA domain-containing protein, with the protein product MGFRALPKRAFPYLLVAMFGFMIAYVGLFFFAFPADVLPDNVRVPNVVGMSYDEAAAALEKSGFPVVKGDTRFHKTTPENQILQQDPPANSLQKRGVDVTVAISGGQRGATVPNVVGLSQQQARIAIENAGFQMGSVMERTGDQPRGAVIDSEPAAGATLQLPAVVNIGISQGPATVGLPDLTGRTLADARSAIEQLGLQVGGTTRDTSSIQPENTVIGQVPAPGQKISAGGRVNLTISRFPPVPQAVPIDTLVPPDSLSRLSPSSLPGGAW
- the rpe gene encoding ribulose-phosphate 3-epimerase, which encodes MKVRIAPSALSADFGKLADEIAMCVAGGADMIHMDVMDGRFVPNITFGEKMIATVRRITTLHLDVHMMVEEPERYFESFANAGATGMTIHSEAAPHLQRQLALIREHGCLAGVAMNPGTSLEPLREVVGDIDLVLVMTVNPGFGGQEFLDASTGKVARARRMLDDSRCGAALEVDGGISRETIEKVWRAGADTFVAGSAIFTSDDPCREIGVLRGLCVETA